A window of the Branchiostoma floridae strain S238N-H82 chromosome 12, Bfl_VNyyK, whole genome shotgun sequence genome harbors these coding sequences:
- the LOC118427137 gene encoding E3 ubiquitin-protein ligase TRIM56-like: protein MFRSPPKYFNMAESKLLSRLSEDFLECQICLQPYRRPKVLSCLHSFCQQCLEEFLKKQKVKTELDCPTCRSKTLLPGGGVAGLKDNFFVESLKDTVDVHKKLTNEGESLVCGSCETKSEAESFCTECGDFLCDECVAIHRRLKVTRGHQVIGEELLKAESDTVRIKPRPLPPCRIHSQEILKFFCVDCSEAICQVCTVLSHKDHKYEYFADTAVKAKEDILALLAKTERKLENLKKADQQAQAQKAELEKNVTETLEKIKRTSEETKENLVKLVNQQETELLSYVNTVSQTRSKEFSTAMEEIETATVALESAAEFGRNIVEHGSEFDIMAVSGEVSSRLNKLLLAETAEDYVLAKKAYIAFEADKTINMKKPRLGLLKTRQGCNKTIHCEH from the exons ATGTTTCGgtcccctcccaaatatttcaACATGGCGGAATCGAAACTTTTGTCTCGCCTCTCAGAAGACTTCCTTGAGTGTCAGATCTGCCTGCAGCCCTACCGCCGGCCCAAGGTACTGTCTTGTCTTCATTCCTTCTGTCAGCAGTGTCTTGAAGAGTTTCTGAAGAAACAAAAGGTCAAAACCGAGCTAGATTGCCCCACCTGTCGTAGCAAGACTTTACTTCCGGGTGGTGGGGTCGCGGGACTGAAAGATAATTTCTTCGTGGAGAGCCTGAAGGACACGGTTGACGTCCACAAGAAGCTGACTAATGAAGGAGAGAGTCTGGTCTGTGGTAGCTGTGAGACCAAGTCAGAAGCGGAGTCCTTCTGTACGGAATGTGGCGACTTTCTGTGTGACGAATGTGTAGCAATTCACCGTCGTCTAAAGGTCACTAGAGGTCACCAGGTGATCGGCGAAGAGCTTCTCAAGGCGGAATCCGACACCGTTAGGATCAAGCCTCGTCCCCTACCACCGTGTAGGATCCACTCACAGGAGATCCTAAAATTCTTCTGCGTTGACTGTAGCGAGGCTATTTGTCAGGTATGCACCGTTCTGTCCCACAAGGACCACAAGTACGAGTATTTTGCTGACACAGCTGTGAAGGCAAAAGAAGACATACTTGCTCTTCTTGCGAAAACAGAGAGAAAGTTGGAAAATCTTAAGAAAGCCGACCAACAGGCGCAGGCACAGAAGGCTGAGCTGGAGAAAAATGTCACCGAAACTCTCGAGAAAATCAAGAGAACATCAGAAGAAACTAAAGAGAACTTAGTGAAGCTGGTCAATCAACAAGAGACCGAGTTACTGAGTTATGTGAACACAGTGAGCCAGACCCGCAGTAAGGAGTTCTCCACCGCTATGGAAGAGATAGAAACGGCGACTGTGGCGTTAGAGAGCGCGGCAGAGTTCGGACGGAACATCGTGGAACATGGGTCGGAGTTTGACATCATGGCGGTTAGTGGAGAAGTGAGCAGTAGACTGAACAAACTGTTGCTGGCAGAGACTGCTGAGGACTACGTATTAGCTAAGAAAGCCTACATCGCATTTGAGGCGGACAAGACTATAAATATGAAGAAGCCTAGACTGGGACTACTCAAGACAAGGCAAG gttgtaacaaGACAATACACTGTGAGCACTAG